The DNA window ACCAGTGTCGACGCGGTTCAGCAGCGCATTCAGGGCGACTACATACCGTTGTTGAACACATACAATCAGTGCCGCGCCGATCTCGTCCGGCTGTTCGACCGGTTCTACGACAACCCCGACGCCACCCGCCCCGAACGACGTAAACTGGCCCGGCTGATTGTCGACATGGGCGAGGACCTTATTTTCCGGCACGGCTTCGCTGACCTGCGGACTATTGTCGGCAAATACAGTCAGCAGGATATGGACGAGGCCGACGATGCCGCGCAGCAACTGGAGCAGATGAAACAGACGGCTGCGGCTACCTACGGCCTCGATCTGGACGATGTTGATTTCGATACGCCCGACGACCTGATGGCGTATATCGAGCAGCAATTGCGGGAGCGGCAGGCCGAGCAGGAACGGCGCAGCGAACGGACGGAGCAAACCAAGTCGGGTCGCCAGCAGGCCGACGAAGCGAAACAGGCCGCAAAGCTGCAACAGACCACAAAAACCGTGAGGACGCTTTACCGCGAGCTGGTGAAAGCGTACCACCCCGACCTGGAACAGGACGAAGCAGAAAAGATTCGCAAAACGGCGATCATGCAGCAGGTGACAGACGCCTATGAAAAGGGCGATCTAATGGCGCTACTCCGGCTACAACTCACGCTCAGCGAACTCGATCAGGACCGCGTCAGCAACCTCGCCGACGAGCCGCTGCGCCATTACAACAACCTGCTGAAACAGCAGATCGACCGCCTGACGGAAGAACTGACGGAACGACAACAGTATATGGCGTCGCTGCTCGGCCGACCGCTGAGCAGTGTACAGTCGGCATTCGGGCTGGACATCAGCATCGGCGAAGCGGTCAATTCGCTGAAACGCGACGTAAAGTCAATCAAAAGCCAGCTCAAAAGCCTGACCCAGCCCGCCTTCCTGAAAGCGTGGCTTCAGTCGTATTATGGGTGATAATGTGAGCGTTTTGTCATTCCGAGCCTGCGAGGAATCTTCGGTAGTAGCAGTGTAAGCCGCCTGTTGCCGAAGATTCCTCGCAGGCTCGGAATGACAAACTATTCCTACCCCAGAATTTTCATTTTAATCGGGTCCCAGCCGACGACCTTTTTCTGGAAATAGCTGATGTTGCCGCACTGCGTTGGGCCGCAGGCGCGCAGGCCGAAAGTTGCGTCTTCCACGTTCGGCGTCTTGTTGCGGATCGAGCTAAAGAAGTTGGCGAAGTGCTCATAGCGGTCGCCTTTGTAATCCTTCGGAAAGGTATACTTGAACTCCTTCGGGCCGTCCAGTTCGGGGTGTGGCGGATACTTGGCCGCGTACTCTTTCAGATACAATTCCTTTTGATCCTTCGGAAAATTATCGACCGACAAACCGGGTGCCTTCGGAAATTTATTCCGACGCACGGTCAGCGTGTCGAAGCCCAGCGACAGGTCGCCCTCCGTTCCGACGATCCGCACCAGGTAGCCCCCGCCCCCACCGTCGACGAAGTTCGAGCGGGTTGTCAGGTTAAACTCCGGGTGTTCAGCCGTTTTGGGGTAATCGTAGATGCTCAGCTGAATATCAGGTACGTCGCGACCATCTTTCCAGTAACGGGTACCGCCACTCGAATACACGCGGGTTGGCCCTTTCGAGCCGGTAATCGAGTGCAGCGAGGTGAGCAGGTGAACGTACAGGTCGCCTGCGATACCGGTACCGTAGTCCTGATAGTTGCGCCAGCGAAAGAAGCGGAGCGGATCCCACGCCCGTTTAGGGGCCGTGCCCAGATAAGTATCCCAGTCGACGGTTTGGGGCGATGCATCGGGCGGAATCGAGTATTGCCACGCGCCCATTGCACTATGCCGATCGTACTGCGCTTCAGCAAAAACGAGTTCACCAATATCACCCGCTTTCAGCAGTTCACGCGCCTTGGCCACGATGATCGAACTACCAAACTGGCTGCCGACCTGAAACACTTTACCCGTTTCCTGCGACACCTTAATCAGCGTGTGGCCATCTTCGACCTTCTGCACCATCGGCTTTTCGCAGTACACGTGCTTGCCCTTCCGCATGGCGTCAGACGAGATCTTTTCGTGCCAGTGGTCGGTAGTCGCGTTGATAACAGCGTCCACATCCTGCCGGTCGATGATCTCACGATAGTCGCGGGTCACGGCCAGTCCTTCGCCCCACAGTTCTTTGGCCCGGCGCAGTCGGCCGTCGTAGAGGTCGCAGGCGGCAACCATCTCGATACCGTCGAGCATCAGGGCCGTCTGTGTGTCGCCGATACCCATGCCGCCCGTCCCGATCAGGGCGATGCGAATTTTATCGTTGGCGGCCGTACTGGCGTGGTTACGAATCAGATTGAGATACTGGGGAGCAGCAACAGGCGTGCTGGCTAATGCAGCTGGGGCGGCAGCGGCAGCGGTTCCGGCGATACCCAGCGTCTTGAGAAACGACCGGCGCGAGGAGTTGCCAGTCGGTTGTTCAGGATGTGTTTCGTTCATGCGGTTTGAGTAGGAAAACCTAAAGATACGAAACTGTATGTGACAGGATTACAGGATAAACAGGATTTTAGCGGAACCGCTAATGCCAGAATTTTCTTGGACGGGATTACAGCCGGGCCGCCGGGCGGATTGACAGGATGTAAGAGAAATAGTCCTGTTAATCCGCCCGGCGGCCCGGCTGTAATCCCGTCTATAAAAATCTAGTCGATAGCGAAGCGCAGAATCCACTGCCCAACGGTGCTGTTGGTAACGGCGAAGATGATGTTGGGAAATAGACCCAGTACCAGCGAAAGCAGGCCTAGCGGAATCAGCAATAGCCGTTCGCGGGCGGTCAGGTCGGTCAGGATGTGCTTCGCGTCGGTCGTGCTTGTTTCGTGGCGCGACCAGAACCGGCCGAAAAACATCCGCTGCATCGTCCAGAGAAAGTACGCAGCTGCCAGCCCGATACCCAGCACCGACACGGCCGTGATCCAGCCCGGCAACCACACCGACTGGAAGCTACCCATCAGCGTAAACAGTTCACCGACAAAACCTGAAAAGCCCGGAAGGCCCAGCGATCCGAAGAACGCGATAGCCGTCAGTACGGCGTACTTCGGCATCGGTTCAAGCAAACCCCGGTACGAGTCGATGCGCCGGTCGTGGGTGCGGTCATAAACAACGCCGGTCAGCAGAAACAGCATCGCCGACAGTACGCCGTGACTTACCATCTGGTAAATGGCCCCGTTGACACCCTCAGCCGTCAGCGACGCGACGCCCAGCAGCACGAAGCCCATGTGCGATACCGACGAGTAGGCAATCATCTTTTTGAGGTCGTACTGCGCCAGCGCGTTTAACCCGCCGTACACAATCGACAACGCACCCAGCCCCGCCAGTATGGGTGCGTACTGCGCAGCCCCGTCCGGGAAAAACGACCAGGCAATTCGCAGAAAACCGTAGCCGCCAATCTTGAGCAGCACCCCCGCCAGCACGACCGACACCGGCGTTGGTGCTTCGACGTGCGCGTCGGGCAACCACGTATGCAGCGGTACGATGGGTAGTTTGATGGCAAAGCCGATAAAGATGGCCCAGAACGCCAGCATCCGGGCGGGCAAACCCAGCACGATGGGTTCAGCTGCCGGGTTCAGAAAGGCGGTAGGCAGGTAGTTAGCCCCGTCGGCGAGGTAGCGCATATCGAATGTATGCACGATCTGCGCGGGGTTGAGCTGCCCGTTCTGCATATGCCCCTGCACGATACGTACCACCTCCGGCGTCACCTCCGATGGGTCACTGACGAAACCTGCCAGCACCGCCGTACTGACCGGGTCCATCGCCGACAGGTACAGCCCGATCATTACGAGCAGAATCAGCAGCGAACCCGCCAGGGTGTACAGAAAAAATTTGATCGATGCGTATTCCCGGCGCGGGCCACCCCACAGGCCGATCAGGAAGTACATCGGCAGGAGCATGAACTCGAAGAACAGGAAAAACAGGAAGAAGTCGAGCGCGACGAAGCAACCCATGACCGTTCCCGTCAGGAGCAAATACAAAGCGTAATAGGCTTTGAGCCGGTGCGTCATGTTCCACGACGAGATAACGCCCACCAGCATAACCACCGCCGACAGCACTACCAGTGGCAGGTTCATCCCGTCGACACCGACCAGATAATCGATCGACGCGACGCCCAGACTACCCAGCGGCAGCGTAATCCAGTCGGCCTGTTCGAGCCACTGATAATCAGGCCGGGCCGTATCGAAGCCAGCCGCCAAAGCCCCCGCCAGCACGACTTCGGCCAGCGTCACGCCCAGCGCAATCCAGCGAAACCGCTCCGCCTGCGAATCGGGCAGCAGCGCAATCAGCAACGCACTCAGTAACGGTAAAAATATCAGTAACGAAAGCAGCATCCTTAAGTTAGTTTAAGGTTTAAAGTCTAACGTTTAAGGTTGTTGCTCTCACCCGGATCACTGCCATCGGAAGAACGTTGAACCTTAAACCGCCCGGCGGCCCGGCACAAACCTTAAACCCCTCTACAACACCCACCACAGCACCAGCAGCAGGCCAACGACGGCGACGGTGATGTACGACTGTACACGGCCGTTCTGCACCGAACGCAGCAGTTGCCCCGTTCGGCCGGCCAGCCAGGCGGCACCGTTGACGATGCCGTCGACGCCAAAGCGGTCGGTCAGGCTCATCAGGTGGGCCAGCACAACCGTACTGACGCCCGCCCCGTTGACAACCCCATCGACCGCCCGCTGATCGGTGCGGTTCAGCAAAGCCGCCAGCTTCAGCAGTGGGTTAATAAACACGTATTTGTAAATCGTATCGAGAAAACCGTATTCCACCGACAACAGCACGTAGCCTTTGTCGTGCGCCGGTTCGCGCAGCCGGAAACCCAGCCAGCCACCTGCCAGTACCAGCCCGATTGATACGGGTGCCAGCCAGACCAGTTCCGGCTCGGCCACCGGCGGCAGAATCGTCCAGAACCAGCTAGTATGCGCGCTGAACGGGTTGACCGAAAACCAGATAAACACCGACAGCCCCGCCAGCAACAGCATTGGCCCGCGCATGAGCCAGTCGGCGTCGTGAACACCCGACAGCGGCAGTTCCGTTTGGCGGTAATTACCGAAGAAGACGAGCCGCAGTTGCCGCGCCATGTACAGAGCCGTCAGCCCCGACGACAGCAGTAGCAACACCGGAATCAGTCCGGCGAGCCCACCCTGCTCGGAGGCCCAGCCAAACGCGCCACCAATAATCGCTTCTTTGGACAGAAACCCAGAGAAAAACGGCAATCCCGCCAGTGCTGCCGTGCAGATCGCATAGACAGCAAACGTAACCGGCATCGCTTTCCGCAACCCGCCCATCTGCCGCATATCCTGCGTATGCACAGCGTGGATGACGGCACCGGCACTCAGAAACAAGCCCGCTTTGAAGAAGGCATGGGTCAGCAGATGGAACATCGCCCCGCCGACGTTACCCGTTCCCATCCCGGCTACCATCAGGCCCAGTTGCGAGACGGTCGAGAAGGCCAGTACTTTCTTGATGTCGTTTTGAAAAAGAGCCGAATAACCGCCCCAAATCGTCGTGATCGTACCAACCAGCGTAATGACGACCAGTGCGTCAGGTGAGAGCAGTGGGTGAATGCGGGCCAGCAGGAAGATACCGGCCGCGACCATCGTAGCTGCGTGCAACAGGGCCGATACGGGCGTGGGGCCTTCCATCGCGTCGGGCAGCCAGGTCAGCAGCGGAAACTGCGCCGACTTACCCACGCAACCCATAAACAGGCACAGCCCCGCCAGTGTCGGTAGCGGACCGGCTGCGGTCGCCAGATCGAGGTCGAGCGAACCCGTCCAGATGTACGTCAGGAAGATACCGAGCAGGAAACCCATATCGCCGATGCGGTTCATCAGAAACGCTTTCATGGCCGCCTTGCTGGCCGACGGCCGGTCGGTGTAGAAGCCGATGAGCAGGTACGACGCCAGCCCGACAAGTTCCCAGAAGATGTACAGTACCAGCAGATTACCGGCCAACACGATACCGAGCATGGCCCCGACGAACAGTTGCAGATACGCGAAATAGCGCGGCTGATCGGGTTCGTCGTGCAGATACGACAGCGAATAAATCTGGACCAGCAGCGCCACGAAATGCACCAGCCCAAGCATCATCAGACTCAGGCTGTCCAGCCGGAATGACAAAACAAACGAAGTATTGGGGAACGTCGCCCAGTCGAGCCGGACGGTCAGCGGTTCGGCCAATGCGTTTGCCGCCAGCAGACCCGTCAGCACCAGACCTGTGGTTGTCAGGGCAATAGCCAAGCCGCCAGCCAGCCGCCGACTCGCCATACCAGTCACCAACGCGCCCGCGAAGGGGAGCAGCAGCAGAACCAGCGGTTGAGTAGCGAACGGCATAAGTGGTGATAAATGTGGCCGCAAATATCCCCATTCAAGTGTGGGGAAACAAACCCAGAACCGAACATCATTAAGTCACCACTTTTTGTACTTTTATCCCTCCGCACAAATAGCCTACTAACATATGACAAGTACATCTACAGCCATCAATCTTCCCTGGACCGAATCACCATTTTTCGCGCAGGAATTACAGAACACTACCCTTTCCCCGGAGCAGGCCGAACAGGCCCGCCGGTATTCCGAAGACGGCTTTCTAATCTTCGACCCGCAGATCGACCCGACCATTCTTGAGGCCGCGCTGACCGATGTCGATCCGCTCTACAAGGGTGAGTTACGCCTACAGGACGGGTGGCGGACGGTTCCGGCCGTGCAGCAGATTGCAGCCGCGCCGAGAATCATGGAAACGTTACGGATGCTATACCGTCGGGAGCCAATTCCGTTTCAGACGCTCAACTTTCCCGTCGGCACGCAGCAGCGCACCCACTCCGATTCCATCCACTTCAACTCCATTCCGCAGCGGTTCATGTGTGGCGTATGGGTCGCGCTGGAAGACGTCAGCGATGGCAACGGCCCCCTGCATTATTATCCCGGCAGCCACCGACTACCGTTCTACGATCTAATCGATCTCGGCCTGAAAGGATCGGAAGCACAAACAGTCGAGGAGATATACGGCAGAACGTACAAAGAATACGAAGAGCGACTCGATTCCATCATTCAGGCGCAGGGGCTGAAGAAAGCCATCCTGAACATGAAAAAGGGCATGGCGATTATTTGGTCGGCCAATCTGCTGCACGGGGGTGAAAAAATCCTGACGCCCGGCAGTACCCGCCACAGTCAGGTGACGCACTACTTTTTCGAGAACTGCGTCTACTACACCCCGCTCCGCTCCGACGCAACGATTGATAAACTCTACGTTCGCAAAATCACCAACATTGCCACCGGCCAGCCTGTCGACAATAAGTATTTCGATCAATCGCTGGCCTACGAAGCCGAGGGCTATGCCAAACGGTATACCATACCCCTCAAAATCCGGCAACTCGGCCGCTTCGTACCCGGCTTCCTGATTCGGATGGTGAAAAAGTGAGTTTAACGTCTAAAGTTCAAGGTTTAAAGTTGCCATCATCCGACAACTTTAAACCTTGAACTTTAGACGTTAAACCAGAGACTTACCTCGTCTTCAGCCAGCCCGTCAGGCTCAGGCGCTCGCGGGTGGCGGGGCGGACTTCGTGTTCGAGCCGGTCGCTTTCAAAACACACCAGCCGACCACCGATTGGGGTGACCAGTTCGGTTTGTTCGGAGCCGTCGGGTTGGAGAAGGAATAGTGCCAGTTGCCCGCCGTCGGTATCCTGCCAGTCGGTGTTGAGGTAGCAGATGACCGAGAGTTTCCGGCGCGAGTCGCTGCGGAAGCGGTCGAGGTGACGCTGGTAGCCCGTGCCGGCCGGGTACAGCGCGTAATGAAATTCACCCTCCTGCAAACCGAGGTAACAGGTGCGGTTTACGTAGTCGATAAACTGATTAATGCGGTCGAGGAAGACGACTTCGTCGGATGTAGCGGTAGCTTCATCGATCCAGAGAATTTCATCGCCCCGGATACTTTTCTCAACCACGACAGACTGATTACCGATTGCCGCCTGCCGAAACTGACCGGCTTCGTAGCGTGTACGCAGTTGCGTTGCCAGCGCAGCGGTTTCGTCGGCCGATAAAAAATTATCGACGATACCATAGCCGTTGGCCAGTATACCGTCGATGATGGGTTCAAAATCAGGAGTCATACGTCCGTCGAACGCGACCGTTACTGCTTGAGTTCGTTCAGATCGTCGAGCTGGGCGGTTCGGAAGTGGCGGTATACCTGCAAGACAATCGCCAGTGCCACCGCCGACTCAGCAGCGGCAACCACCATCACAAACAGACTCAGCATCTGCCCCTGCAAGCGGTTGGGGTCGTACTGACTAAACGCGACCAGGTTAATATTGACCGCGTTGAGCATCAGTTCGATACCCATCAGCACGACGATAGCGTGACGCTTGACCAGCACCACCGCCAGCCCAATGCTAAACAGGGCCGCCCCCACGATCAGAAACAAATGGCTATCAACGGGATGCATTGGTGCGTTTAACGTTTGATGTTCAAGGTTTAAGGTTGTGCTCAACAAATAATCTTAAACCTTGAACGGTAGACTTTAAACCCCAAAATTACACATCACAAATCATAACCCCTTCTTTCAGGCTCTTCAGTGGGTCGCGTTTGGGGATGAATTCCTGGGCAACGTAGCCTTTGAAGCCGGTGTCGACAATGGCGCGCATCACGGCGGGGTAGTAGATCTCCTGCGTTTCGTCGATCTCGTTCCGGCCCGGATTGCCGCCCGTATGGTAATGGCCGATGTATTGGCTGTACTTGCGGATCGTGCGGATGATGTCGCCTTCCATAATCTGCATGTGGTAGATGTCGTACAGCAGCTTGAAGTTGTTCGACCCGACGCGCTGACACAGATCGGCCCCCCAGGCGGTGTGGTCGCACATATAATCTTTGTGGTCGACCTTGCTGTTGAGGAGTTCCATAATCATCGTGATACCGTACTTCTCGGCACTGGGCATCAGCCGTTTCAGACCCACGGCGCAGTTTTTCGCCCCCTCTTCGTCGCTCATCCCCCGGCGGTTACCCGAAAAGCAGATAATTGTGCTGTACCCGGCTTCTTTCAGCTTCGGGAAAATGGCTTCGTAGCTGGCTACCAGTTCATCGTGGTATTTCGGATCGTTGAACCCTTCCGTAATCCCCTTCCCGGCACCCTGCGGCAAGGCCGACGTCAGGCCGTGCTTTTTCAGAATCGGCCAGTCCTGCGGATCAACCAGCTCAATCGACTTGATGCCCATGCCTTTAGCCACCACGCACAACTCCTCAAACGGGATTTTGCTGTAGCACCACCGGCAGAACGAATGGTTGATGTTGCCTTTCAGCTTCGGTGCAGTATCCATCGGATTGGCGGTAGCCAGCGAGGTTGTCAGGGCGGGCAGAGCTAATGCGCTGCCGGTAATGGTTTTAAGAGCCGAACGGCGGGAAGGTTTCATATACTGTTGACTGATTGAATGACGGAATGATAGAATGACGAAACGGTTGAAGAAGCTGCATTGACTTCATTCAACCATTCAGTCATTCTATCACTCAAAACTAAAGCTCGCGAATGCGGATGTTGCGGAACCACACCTGATCCCCGTGGTCCTGGAGCGCGATGTGGCCGACCGGGTATTTGCCGAAGCCTTCCCAATCTTTGAACTTGCTATTAGCCACCATCTTGTCCCACTCAGGGCCGCTGGTTGGGTAGTCGGCGGTTTTTTTACCGTTCAGGTACTGTTCCGCGTGGCCATTGCTGATAACGAGCCGGGCTTTGTTCCACTCCCCGGCGGGTTTGGCCGCGTTGGGCGTCACGGGCTTTTGCAGATCGTACAGCGCACCGGCCGTGCGGTTACCGTCCTTACCCATCTTGGCGTCAGGGTGACGCTCGTTGTCGAGCACCTGCATTTCCGGTCCAGTGCGGTAGGTAGCCGGGTATTTCGGGTCTTCGTTGACGTGGTAAATAATGCCGCTGTTGGCCCCTTCCGCGATTTTCCACTCCAGTTCGAGTTCAAAATCACCGTATTCTTTGTCGGTTACGAGGTCACCGGCACCCCGGCCACCGGCGTAGTGAATGGCACCATCCTCGACGGTCCACTTGTCGGATACGGGCTGACCCGCTTTGAGGTAGGTATGCCAGCCTTTCAGGTCTTTACCGTCGAACAGGTTTTCCCACTTGCCCTTGGGTGGCTTTGCGGTCGAAGTTGCCTGTGTGTGTTGGCTAAACGTGAGTGCCAGGGCCAGCAGGCCAGCGGCTGATAAACGGAGGTAGTTCATGGTAGTTTAACGGTTGAGATTATTAGTTTAAGGTTTGATGTTTAACGTTCAAGGTTGCGGAGCTATTTCGCCGAAAAACCTTAAACATTGAACTACAAACCTTAAACTCAATAAGAACTATTCGGCTAGAATCTCCTTTAGAAACGCCCGAAACTTGTCGGCGAACTCAGGGCGTTTGAGCGCAAATTCGACTGTTGTCTTCAGGAAATCGAGTTTATTACCGATGTCGTGGCGCTTGCCTTCAATGCGGTGGGCGTACAGATTTTCGCGCCGGAGCAGCAGCAGCATCGCGTCGGTAAGCTGGATTTCGTTGTTCTTCCCGGCGGGTGTCTGGTCGAGCATATCGAAAATGTCGGGTGTCAGCACGTAGCGACCGGCAATAGCGAGGTTCGACGGAGCTTCGCTCAGAGCCGGTTTTTCGACCAGCGTATCGAGTTGCAGAATCCGGTCGCTGAGCGTCGTACCACCGACGATGCCGTAGCGGTTCACTTTGTCGTGCGGCACTTCCTCCACTGCAATCACCGACCCGCCGTACTGCGCGTACGTATCGATCAGTTGCTGCGTTACGGGGATCACTGAATCCATAATCGTGTCGCCCAGCAGTACCGCAAACGGTTCGTTGCCGACGTGATGCCGGGCGTACCGGATGGCGTCGCCCAGCCCGTTGAGCTCACGCTGCCGAACGTAGTGCAGATTCGCCATGTCCGACAGTCGACGCATCTCATCGAGCAGTAGCTGATCTTCCTTTTCTTCGAGTCGGGTTTCGAGTTCGTGGTTGCGGTCGAAGTGATCTTCGATGGCCCGCTTACCTTTCCCGGTGATAATCAGGATGTCTTCGATACCCGAATCAACGGCTTCCTGCACCACGTATTGAATCGTGGGCCGGTCGATGATCGGCAACATTTCTTTCGGCTGCGCCTTCGTGGCGGGCAGAAACCGGGTTCCAAACCCAGCAGCAGGTATAACGGCTTTCTTGATCATTGTCGAATGATAGAATGATTGAGTGATAGAATGAGTGAGTGATAGAATGAGTGAATGCCTTGCGCCAGCCTATTCAATCATTCAATAATTCTATCATTCAACATTAAACCACGTATGGCTTGATAACGCGGGCGTTGATTTTTTTGAGGCTGACAAACAGGCGGTTGAGCATGGCGTCGTCGCGGTAGATACCGATGATCGTGCCGCCCGAACCGGCAAACGAAGCCGACGCTCCGCACGAACGGGCGGTGTCGATCAGGCTGCGGTTGCGCTCGTTGATGGTATAAATACGGGTGCGCAGATCGAAATTATGGTTGACCAGTTCGTTCAGCAGCGGCAGATTTTGTCCAGCAATCGCGTCGCGGCCCTGCCGGGCCAGATCAGCGATTTCAGCCAGCGTGTTCACCACCAGTTCTTCCCCTTTCAGCCACCGCGTCCGCACGTCGTTGTGTATCCGGCCCGACTGTTTTCCGAGATCGGTGTTGTAGGCGATGTACAGTTTGGGCAGCAGTCGGGCGTCGACGGGTTCGTAATCGCCGTATCCCTGTCGGTCCATGATCGACTGGTCGAAGTTCATGTACACGCAGCCTTCGTAGCACTGAATAACGCGGTCCTGCAAACCAGCCGTGATGCCCAGCTCTTCCGACTCTGTGGCCAACACCAGATTAGGCAGCACCGGCAGCGGTATTTCGACCTGATAAAACTGCATCAGCGCCCGGAACGTCGCGACGATGATCGCGCTGGAACCGGACAGCCCGACCTGCCGGGGAATGGACGTGTTATACCGAATCGAAAAGTTATGATTCGGTAGCCGGATGCGCTCCGCTTCGCAGTATTCCGCAAATTTTTTGATCGCAGCTTTTACCAGCGGTACCCCGCCGTGGTAGCCCAGCGTGCTGACGGCATCGCGCAGGTGGTGCAGACTACGAAACACGTTACCGTCCTGCGGCTGTGATTCGATGTGCAGTTCAGGCGAGGGATAGAGCGTAACCGATGCGCCGAAGTTGCGCACCGACACGGCAATAGTTTTACCGAAAAATCCGTCGGAAGGGTTGCCCAGCAGCCCGGCACGGGCGTAGGCACGAGTTTCAATCAGCACTGGCGAAGCGTAAAAAACGAGTGTGGGAGCGTAAAGAATGGGTCAAGTTTACAAACAAAGACGATTACGACTCGCGACTTACTCAAAAAAATAAGCGACCGGAACACGTGGCTCCGGTCGCTTT is part of the Spirosoma rhododendri genome and encodes:
- a CDS encoding J domain-containing protein — translated: MTNTNKLVRIALSGPNAKPLSKAQKEFNRLSARVAELEKLLTDYRTSVDAVQQRIQGDYIPLLNTYNQCRADLVRLFDRFYDNPDATRPERRKLARLIVDMGEDLIFRHGFADLRTIVGKYSQQDMDEADDAAQQLEQMKQTAAATYGLDLDDVDFDTPDDLMAYIEQQLRERQAEQERRSERTEQTKSGRQQADEAKQAAKLQQTTKTVRTLYRELVKAYHPDLEQDEAEKIRKTAIMQQVTDAYEKGDLMALLRLQLTLSELDQDRVSNLADEPLRHYNNLLKQQIDRLTEELTERQQYMASLLGRPLSSVQSAFGLDISIGEAVNSLKRDVKSIKSQLKSLTQPAFLKAWLQSYYG
- a CDS encoding Gfo/Idh/MocA family protein: MNETHPEQPTGNSSRRSFLKTLGIAGTAAAAAPAALASTPVAAPQYLNLIRNHASTAANDKIRIALIGTGGMGIGDTQTALMLDGIEMVAACDLYDGRLRRAKELWGEGLAVTRDYREIIDRQDVDAVINATTDHWHEKISSDAMRKGKHVYCEKPMVQKVEDGHTLIKVSQETGKVFQVGSQFGSSIIVAKARELLKAGDIGELVFAEAQYDRHSAMGAWQYSIPPDASPQTVDWDTYLGTAPKRAWDPLRFFRWRNYQDYGTGIAGDLYVHLLTSLHSITGSKGPTRVYSSGGTRYWKDGRDVPDIQLSIYDYPKTAEHPEFNLTTRSNFVDGGGGGYLVRIVGTEGDLSLGFDTLTVRRNKFPKAPGLSVDNFPKDQKELYLKEYAAKYPPHPELDGPKEFKYTFPKDYKGDRYEHFANFFSSIRNKTPNVEDATFGLRACGPTQCGNISYFQKKVVGWDPIKMKILG
- a CDS encoding complex I subunit 4 family protein; protein product: MLLSLLIFLPLLSALLIALLPDSQAERFRWIALGVTLAEVVLAGALAAGFDTARPDYQWLEQADWITLPLGSLGVASIDYLVGVDGMNLPLVVLSAVVMLVGVISSWNMTHRLKAYYALYLLLTGTVMGCFVALDFFLFFLFFEFMLLPMYFLIGLWGGPRREYASIKFFLYTLAGSLLILLVMIGLYLSAMDPVSTAVLAGFVSDPSEVTPEVVRIVQGHMQNGQLNPAQIVHTFDMRYLADGANYLPTAFLNPAAEPIVLGLPARMLAFWAIFIGFAIKLPIVPLHTWLPDAHVEAPTPVSVVLAGVLLKIGGYGFLRIAWSFFPDGAAQYAPILAGLGALSIVYGGLNALAQYDLKKMIAYSSVSHMGFVLLGVASLTAEGVNGAIYQMVSHGVLSAMLFLLTGVVYDRTHDRRIDSYRGLLEPMPKYAVLTAIAFFGSLGLPGFSGFVGELFTLMGSFQSVWLPGWITAVSVLGIGLAAAYFLWTMQRMFFGRFWSRHETSTTDAKHILTDLTARERLLLIPLGLLSLVLGLFPNIIFAVTNSTVGQWILRFAID
- a CDS encoding NADH-quinone oxidoreductase subunit 5 family protein, whose translation is MPFATQPLVLLLLPFAGALVTGMASRRLAGGLAIALTTTGLVLTGLLAANALAEPLTVRLDWATFPNTSFVLSFRLDSLSLMMLGLVHFVALLVQIYSLSYLHDEPDQPRYFAYLQLFVGAMLGIVLAGNLLVLYIFWELVGLASYLLIGFYTDRPSASKAAMKAFLMNRIGDMGFLLGIFLTYIWTGSLDLDLATAAGPLPTLAGLCLFMGCVGKSAQFPLLTWLPDAMEGPTPVSALLHAATMVAAGIFLLARIHPLLSPDALVVITLVGTITTIWGGYSALFQNDIKKVLAFSTVSQLGLMVAGMGTGNVGGAMFHLLTHAFFKAGLFLSAGAVIHAVHTQDMRQMGGLRKAMPVTFAVYAICTAALAGLPFFSGFLSKEAIIGGAFGWASEQGGLAGLIPVLLLLSSGLTALYMARQLRLVFFGNYRQTELPLSGVHDADWLMRGPMLLLAGLSVFIWFSVNPFSAHTSWFWTILPPVAEPELVWLAPVSIGLVLAGGWLGFRLREPAHDKGYVLLSVEYGFLDTIYKYVFINPLLKLAALLNRTDQRAVDGVVNGAGVSTVVLAHLMSLTDRFGVDGIVNGAAWLAGRTGQLLRSVQNGRVQSYITVAVVGLLLVLWWVL
- a CDS encoding phytanoyl-CoA dioxygenase family protein, producing the protein MTSTSTAINLPWTESPFFAQELQNTTLSPEQAEQARRYSEDGFLIFDPQIDPTILEAALTDVDPLYKGELRLQDGWRTVPAVQQIAAAPRIMETLRMLYRREPIPFQTLNFPVGTQQRTHSDSIHFNSIPQRFMCGVWVALEDVSDGNGPLHYYPGSHRLPFYDLIDLGLKGSEAQTVEEIYGRTYKEYEERLDSIIQAQGLKKAILNMKKGMAIIWSANLLHGGEKILTPGSTRHSQVTHYFFENCVYYTPLRSDATIDKLYVRKITNIATGQPVDNKYFDQSLAYEAEGYAKRYTIPLKIRQLGRFVPGFLIRMVKK
- a CDS encoding 2OG-Fe(II) oxygenase codes for the protein MTPDFEPIIDGILANGYGIVDNFLSADETAALATQLRTRYEAGQFRQAAIGNQSVVVEKSIRGDEILWIDEATATSDEVVFLDRINQFIDYVNRTCYLGLQEGEFHYALYPAGTGYQRHLDRFRSDSRRKLSVICYLNTDWQDTDGGQLALFLLQPDGSEQTELVTPIGGRLVCFESDRLEHEVRPATRERLSLTGWLKTR
- the nuoK gene encoding NADH-quinone oxidoreductase subunit NuoK, whose translation is MHPVDSHLFLIVGAALFSIGLAVVLVKRHAIVVLMGIELMLNAVNINLVAFSQYDPNRLQGQMLSLFVMVVAAAESAVALAIVLQVYRHFRTAQLDDLNELKQ
- a CDS encoding hydroxypyruvate isomerase family protein → MKPSRRSALKTITGSALALPALTTSLATANPMDTAPKLKGNINHSFCRWCYSKIPFEELCVVAKGMGIKSIELVDPQDWPILKKHGLTSALPQGAGKGITEGFNDPKYHDELVASYEAIFPKLKEAGYSTIICFSGNRRGMSDEEGAKNCAVGLKRLMPSAEKYGITMIMELLNSKVDHKDYMCDHTAWGADLCQRVGSNNFKLLYDIYHMQIMEGDIIRTIRKYSQYIGHYHTGGNPGRNEIDETQEIYYPAVMRAIVDTGFKGYVAQEFIPKRDPLKSLKEGVMICDV